A genomic segment from Truepera sp. encodes:
- a CDS encoding TRAP transporter small permease, protein MQKPRKNPRQRAVQVFEALAGVLFAAILVLAIGQVFTRYVLNNPTSWTEEVARLLLVWATFIAIGAAALKEEFMAVDIVLERLPFRMHAAAKVVINALLAAVGIVLVVYGWKLFQFTAGDTSTSLGYPRNLIYLPVPVGGLLLTVFSLLNAVTHARTALQPRPRE, encoded by the coding sequence ATGCAGAAGCCACGGAAGAACCCCCGCCAGCGGGCTGTCCAAGTATTCGAAGCCCTTGCGGGAGTTCTGTTCGCTGCAATCCTCGTGCTTGCCATCGGGCAAGTCTTCACGCGCTACGTGCTCAACAACCCCACCTCGTGGACGGAGGAGGTGGCCCGTTTGCTGCTCGTCTGGGCGACCTTCATCGCCATCGGCGCGGCCGCCCTGAAGGAGGAGTTCATGGCGGTAGACATCGTGCTCGAACGTCTCCCTTTCCGCATGCATGCGGCCGCGAAGGTGGTAATCAACGCTTTGCTGGCGGCCGTGGGCATCGTCTTGGTCGTTTACGGTTGGAAGCTGTTCCAGTTCACGGCGGGCGACACGTCCACGAGCCTCGGCTATCCGCGGAACCTCATCTATCTTCCCGTTCCCGTCGGAGGCCTGTTGTTGACCGTGTTCTCGCTCTTGAACGCCGTGACCCATGCTCGCACGGCCTTGCAGCCAAGGCCACGGGAATAG
- a CDS encoding TRAP transporter substrate-binding protein translates to MRLLKFVLLLVLLGTTAAFAADYNVRLGLIAEAGHPVTKAAMKFKELVEERSNGRISVQVFPGGQLGGEVELQDQVALGTIQMANIGTPVMGAKLRKLDIFNMYYLWNSRQHMVDVTTGPIGQELWEEYRKATGASVIAANWQQGTRQTITKKPVTTPAEFAGVKIRVTAGVPLYIDLWRAMGASPVPLGFPDAYSGMQTGVVDAVELPLDWMINGGFYKLGKYIDLTQHYFYTNVMLVNDRFLQSLPEDLQQVVRDAAMEAGEYNTELVLGGESELRSQLEAEGIIFVDTDVAAFQKSVEPVFESSMDVWGQDLYERIRDAGQN, encoded by the coding sequence GTGAGACTGCTCAAGTTCGTGCTTCTCTTGGTTCTACTCGGAACGACCGCGGCCTTCGCCGCCGATTACAACGTCCGCCTCGGCCTGATAGCGGAAGCCGGCCACCCGGTAACGAAAGCCGCGATGAAGTTCAAGGAACTCGTCGAGGAGCGCTCGAATGGCCGCATCAGCGTCCAGGTCTTTCCCGGCGGTCAACTCGGGGGCGAAGTCGAGCTGCAGGATCAGGTCGCCTTGGGAACGATCCAGATGGCGAACATCGGCACGCCCGTCATGGGGGCGAAGCTCCGCAAGCTGGACATCTTCAACATGTACTACCTGTGGAACAGTCGCCAGCACATGGTTGACGTCACTACCGGGCCCATAGGCCAGGAACTCTGGGAAGAGTACCGCAAGGCCACCGGCGCCAGCGTAATCGCCGCGAACTGGCAACAAGGCACCAGGCAGACCATCACCAAGAAGCCCGTCACGACTCCCGCGGAGTTCGCCGGCGTGAAGATCCGCGTGACGGCCGGCGTTCCGCTCTACATCGACCTGTGGCGTGCCATGGGCGCGAGCCCGGTGCCCCTCGGCTTTCCTGACGCCTACTCGGGCATGCAGACCGGCGTCGTCGACGCGGTGGAGCTGCCGCTCGACTGGATGATCAACGGCGGCTTCTACAAGCTGGGCAAGTACATCGACCTGACGCAGCACTACTTCTACACCAACGTGATGCTGGTGAACGATCGCTTCCTCCAGTCCCTTCCCGAGGACCTGCAACAGGTCGTGAGGGACGCGGCCATGGAGGCCGGCGAGTACAACACCGAGCTGGTACTGGGCGGCGAAAGCGAGCTGAGGAGCCAGCTGGAAGCCGAAGGCATCATCTTCGTCGATACCGACGTGGCGGCATTCCAGAAGTCGGTGGAACCGGTGTTCGAGAGCAGCATGGACGTGTGGGGACAAGACCTGTACGAACGAATCCGCGACGCCGGCCAGAACTGA
- a CDS encoding DeoR/GlpR family DNA-binding transcription regulator, whose translation MSTGLTVDREQHLLALLQDNGNVSTSQVASELGVSEMTIRRDLTRLEHKGMVRRVHGGAVLASDNDPGYWLRHKRYRVEKEAIGRAAAAMVESGQTIFLDTGTTAMEVARNLIRRSLQGPFTARVVTHAVNIAAEMVAHANLNVYQIGGPTDATIFGATGLAAVKQIEELNFDILFMGVSGVDLEAGLTNSNPVGVETKRAALGRAREVFAIADSSKWGHVSFTTIAPLSAVGHLITDASIPRNATEIAARAGVEVIVAD comes from the coding sequence ATGTCCACCGGCCTGACGGTAGATCGCGAGCAACACTTGCTGGCGCTACTCCAAGACAACGGGAACGTCAGCACCAGCCAGGTCGCATCCGAACTCGGCGTCTCGGAGATGACCATCCGAAGGGATCTCACGCGCCTCGAGCACAAGGGGATGGTGCGGCGCGTGCATGGTGGCGCGGTCCTCGCCTCCGACAACGATCCTGGCTACTGGCTGCGCCACAAGCGCTACCGCGTCGAGAAGGAAGCGATAGGTCGGGCGGCGGCCGCAATGGTCGAATCGGGCCAAACGATCTTCCTCGATACGGGCACGACGGCCATGGAGGTGGCTCGCAACCTGATCCGCCGCTCGCTCCAAGGACCGTTCACGGCTCGGGTCGTCACTCACGCCGTGAACATCGCGGCAGAGATGGTCGCACACGCGAACCTCAACGTTTACCAGATCGGCGGACCAACCGACGCCACCATCTTCGGGGCAACCGGCCTGGCCGCCGTGAAGCAGATAGAGGAACTCAACTTCGACATCCTCTTCATGGGGGTGTCGGGGGTGGACCTGGAAGCGGGCCTCACGAACAGCAACCCGGTCGGTGTGGAGACGAAGAGAGCAGCACTCGGCCGAGCCCGCGAGGTCTTCGCGATCGCCGACAGCTCGAAGTGGGGCCACGTCAGCTTCACGACCATCGCTCCCCTCTCCGCCGTGGGCCACCTGATCACCGACGCTTCGATTCCAAGGAACGCCACCGAAATCGCTGCGAGAGCAGGGGTGGAGGTGATCGTCGCAGACTAG